The Lactuca sativa cultivar Salinas chromosome 2, Lsat_Salinas_v11, whole genome shotgun sequence genome includes a window with the following:
- the LOC111893793 gene encoding protein C2-DOMAIN ABA-RELATED 3, giving the protein MDNPIGVLKIRIKRGLNLAVRDSKASDPYVVIKTDKLRVKTRFVKKDCNPEWDEEFDFPIYDPELPVRVKVYDHDTFTLDDKMGYAEIDVKPILEALNMTKENHHPSGTVLTTIQPIRTNFLAEESNIMWENNKIFQEMCLRLRMVERGLVELEVTWINNPDPGSNT; this is encoded by the exons ATGGATAATCCGATTGGTGTTCTTAAAATTAGGATCAAAAGAGGGTTGAATCTGGCTGTTCGTGATTCAAAAGCAAGCGATCCTTACGTTGTGATCAAGACGGATAAACTG AGAGTCAAGACTCGGTTTGTGAAAAAGGATTGCAACCCCGAGTGGGATGAAGAATTCGATTTTCCCATTTATGATCCTGAGCTTCCCGTTAGGGTG AAAGTATATGATCATGACACGTTTACATTGGATGACAAAATGGGATATGCGGAAATTGACGTGAAACCGATTTTGGAGGCACTAAATATGACAAAGGAAAACCATCACCCGAGTGGCACTGTTTTAACTACAATACAACCCATTCGAACAAATTTCTTGGCTGAAGAAAGCAATATTATGTGGGAAAACAACAAAATCTTTCAAGAAATGTGTCTCAGATTGCGAATGGTGGAACGTGGTTTAGTTGAACTCGAAGTGACTTGGATTAATAATCCGGATCCTGGTAGTAACACTTAG
- the LOC111893810 gene encoding DNA polymerase epsilon subunit B, with product MSGTLRNKVQRKCKMRGYTLKVEALTEILSFLSSYEDAEDEALELLLDELQHQSLKSSILDKEPIQRVVSLLCEAASATDDTLGTNTSSSFSVIDAFLIPKFRYDPIKKIFCEHTGRLPIHGDAPSKAWLYRDRFLLLSQRLSRIPQFSSSSFDSELSEFGSCEISKIQSLVGRTGVCWVMGVISQLEDGHFYLEDLTGAVEINLSNAKITTGYFSENTIVLAQGEMLLDGTFQVQTFGFPPLEDREKSTSLFTGLDYFGGGTLAKEDTIRLAEMESRAVNEMFVILSDIWLDHEETMAKLEIVLDGYEEVEVVPSLFVLMGNFCSHPFNLSYSSFSSIRSSFGKLGEMIAKHPRLKEQSRFLFIPGPEDAGPSSVLPKCALPKYITVELQKHVPNAIFASNPCRIKFYTQEIVFFRQDLLYRMRRNCLIPSSTEETSEHFEHLVATITHQSHLCPLPLSVQPIIWNYDHCLHLYPTPHTIVLGDSSEQKAFKYTGITCFNPGSFANDSTFVVYRPCNQEVELSALDT from the exons ATGAGTGGAACGTTGAGAAACAAAGTACAGAGGAAATGCAAGATGAGGGGTTATACTCTCAAAGTAGAAGCCCTAACTGAGATCCTTTCTTTCTTAAGCAGCTATGAAGACGCTGAAGATGAAGCCCTTGAGCTCCTTCTTGATGAGCTTCAACATCAATCAT TGAAGTCTTCAATTCTGGATAAAGAGCCTATACAGCGTGTTGTAAGTCTGCTTTGTGAAGCTGCATCTGCAACTGATGATACTCTTGGTACAAATACGAGTTCTTCTTTCAGTGTAATTGACGCCTTCCTGATTCCAAAATTCCGTTATGATCCTATCAAAAAGATTTTTTGCGA ACATACAGGGAGACTTCCGATTCATGGTGATGCTCCTTCAAAAGCTTGGTTGTATAGAGATAGATTTCTTTTGTTGTCTCAGAGGCTTTCTCGAATTCCACAGTTTTCTAGTTCTTCATTTGATAGTGAATTATCCGAATTCGGTAGCTGTgag ATATCTAAAATTCAATCTCTGGTTGGACGAACTGGAGTATGTTGGGTAATGGGTGTCATATCTCAATTGGAAGATGGCCATTTCTACTTAGAAGACCTTACAGGAGCTGTTGAAATCAATCTTTCTAATGCAA AAATAACAACAGGGTATTTTTCAGAGAACACCATAGTTTTAGCTCAAGGTGAAATGCTTTTAGATGGTACTTTTCAA gtTCAAACATTTGGTTTTCCACCATTAGAAGATAGAGAGAAGTCAACTTCTTTATTCACAGGACTTGATTATTTTGGTGGTGGGACCCTTGCAAAAGAAGACACT ATTAGACTTGCAGAAATGGAATCGAGGGCAGTTAATGAAATGTTTGTCATACTTTCTGACATTTGGTTGGATCATGAGGAG ACCATGGCAAAGCTAGAGATTGTTCTAGATGGTTATGAAGAAGTTGAAGTGGTTCCTTCTCTTTTTGTGTTAATGGGAAATTTTTGTTCACATCCATTTAACCTTTCATACAGTTCTTTCTCAAGTATCAG ATCAAGTTTTGGTAAGCTTGGGGAAATGATTGCAAAGCATCCGAGGTTGAAAGAGCAGAGTAGATTCCTTTTCATTCCTGGACCTGAAGATGCAG GTCCTTCAAGTGTTCTACCAAAGTGTGCATTACCCAAATACATAACTGTAGAGCTTCAAAAGCACGTGCCAAATGCCATATTTGCAAGCAATCCATGCAG AATCAAGTTTTACACACAGGAAATAGTATTCTTCAGACAAGATTTACTCTACAGAATGAGAAGGAATTGTCTGATTCCTTCTTCAACAGAAGAAACAAGCGAACATTTTGAGCAT cTTGTGGCTACAATAACACATCAAAGTCATCTATGCCCTCTTCCGTTAAGTGTTCAACCGATTATTTGGAATTATGATCACTGTCTTCATCTCTATCCAACTCCACATACT ATTGTATTGGGTGATAGTAGTGAACAAAAGGCGTTCAAGTACACGGGTATTACTTGCTTTAATCCGGGTTCTTTTGCAAATGATAGCACTTTTGTGGTATATCGACCTTGCAATCAAGAAGTTGAATTATCGGCTCTAGACACTTga